From Salvelinus sp. IW2-2015 linkage group LG18, ASM291031v2, whole genome shotgun sequence, a single genomic window includes:
- the LOC111978685 gene encoding zinc finger protein 518A gives MEEDLMTQDDPAESHDYIMEAEEEKESTKAHTDQMAGQSSVLPCSDQCDPDETSEESGSYKTSRKASKKSPCKIQQGAVFSGKILSFGCSECKGEATYSPNDLLKHFQGAHKGTLPTYPCDLCGFATNEFPALQRHRIGHRNTLVTCEICNDDVQYSLLMLTRHYIMSHSQNGHFHCEKCEFSTVDAGTFVQHIHHHNESQLKCVKCQHVSSNRGEHQRHLKLYSGTFPFTCLVCGYGAARREYLTKHMVTVHGEEADKKNVSRSTEDSNNTLANSSAGLKLLLKKSLAAGGQSKESQWMSKLNSLPGVGLHNQNGRVLKPEKTLEESQQFHERAVGVKKDSKKWFKGALKNEQQIDSQAVSSIPPPKTQESFDSHGADDLNPNNTNGLTVLMVKNKISIPPNCTTKVMGFKMVDGKKHLVLKVIPTAKLEFSAENDILSTGQEVGCPMIGTNSDGSKCSDSTENGENTSSPYLAVLSPSGTDSDAAISVQVKPEEEDVSIEETLPILEKLAQKAKNXVEKRIDKQHTFKGDQIPSLAVFPMTKESDHATIENGKLSNNTADKMSAYSSPNVTAVELLPAKILTDNTMPSESAYETMLPKPVSEETINMLGVGDMSTATADNFSDPINGNSSRPKGETLPSNDKPKTPSEPMTGDIQPSDDTAEKTHSVIKEMDPSDSTSDKINSSVAAKTKTETLSPDLTAQLESHPAEFVNSRETDINAENQNSPNQELFSFHNYSKETSSISSNSTQPCENPSELSTEDESVWMKEWSLTLAASPQPTDEWSGNGETETENAMERVSDRDVEVDECIATVEDLATPVETEKANHGHSWSTHQVQPTVKMEECVPLSERATGSISSLAVLGRILEEHSDAIISHQLEKDRIGCSAASHDSVKPPKTMLRILKSAEGKQQMLLHTAKNRYAVPVQLQGNPGFKLITKSTPHINVSYVKPGIERQNKTTGLALTLNGGSFSILGQTVGASEKGARLLSAVQPGSSTSASHYLLNSTSLKGPLVLSGAAHSSTGENTIKSPQTCYLVQRPVPVDQAPHNAGNKLARLSSQSPLLSRPVLAMSANSVNRSTALHTGRQAFLVRYISTAKSGMLINSPDGKSVNQKGQPNESRGHKVVYKIVRTANGSAFLSGGAHSSANKPIYLATNSTPMPCFLMSSNKVSTGVKKLISIQNASHNPVTASQLSNLLSPQSNLQGRVRQITDVGLNKHPLDPRPGRQLSQRKRRRKALCDELPEHLTKARRLSSKAVTEKGSPLLWEPVPKDAERTLRLYPFSSLQEIKCPRRNQPVVVLNHPDADIPEVASIMSSVNRYKGAVSKVVLSQKTVQALAELCPAGLLGKSSKAKCPSSQSSGSRLQTSKSRVRERFLLKLKFRKSSRKKYEVVKSLFRGTERSSMFACWFCGRLFKNQEEWIGHGQRHLMEATRDWNKLF, from the coding sequence atggaagaggaccTGATGACACAGGATGATCCCGCTGAAAGCCATGATTACATCATGGAGGCTGAGGAAGAAAAGGAATCCACAAAGGCCCACACAGACCAGATGGCAGGTCAATCTTCTGTGTTGCCATGTAGTGACCAATGTGACCCCGATGAAACATCTGAAGAGTCGGGTAGTTACAAGACATCCAGAAAAGCATCTAAGAAGTCCCCATGTAAAATACAGCAGGGTGCAGTCTTCTCTGGGAAAATACTTAGCTTTGGGTGTTCAGAGTGTAAGGGTGAAGCCACCTACAGCCCCAATGACCTCCTCAAACATTTTCAGGGGGCCCACAAGGGAACCCTGCCGACGTATCCGTGTGACTTGTGTGGCTTTGCCACAAATGAGTTCCCTGCACTTCAGCGCCATCGGATCGGGCACAGGAACACTTTAGTCACATGTGAGATCTGTAATGATGATGTACAGTACTCTCTCCTCATGCTCACTAGACACTATATCATGTCTCACAGCCAGAATGGCCACTTTCACTGTGAAAAATGTGAATTTTCAACAGTTGACGCAGGAACATTTGTGCAGCACATTCATCATCACAATGAGAGCCAGCTCAAATGTGTGAAATGTCAACATGTGAGCTCTAACCGAGGTGAGCACCAGAGGCACCTAAAACTCTACTCGGGTACCTTCCCCTTCACGTGTCTGGTCTGTGGATATGGGGCAGCACGGAGAGAATACCTCACAAAGCACATGGTAACTGTCCATGGTGAGGAGGCAGACAAGAAAAATGTATCGAGATCAACGGAGGACAGCAACAATACCCTGGCAAACTCCTCTGCAGGATTAAAACTCCTGCTGAAGAAAAGCCTTGCTGCAGGTGGTCAATCAAAGGAATCCCAGTGGATGTCAAAACTGAATTCTCTTCCTGGAGTGGGTTTACATAACCAAAATGGAAGGGTGCTGAAACCAGAGAAAACATTGGAGGAATCCCAACAGTTCCATGAAAGGGCTGTAGGCGTGAAAAAGGACAGTAAGAAGTGGTTCAAAGGCGCTCTTAAGAATGAGCAACAAATTGACTCCCAGGCTGTATCATCTATACCACCACCAAAGACCCAGGAAAGTTTTGATAGTCATGGGGCTGACGACCTAAACCCCAACAACACCAATGGACTAACTGTTCTCATGGTCAAAAATAAAATCTCTATTCCACCTAACTGTACTACAAAAGTGATGGGCTTCAAGATGGTTGATGGTAAAAAGCATTTAGTTCTCAAAGTTATACCAACAGCAAAGCTGGAGTTCTCAGCAGAAAATGACATTTTATCTACAGGGCAAGAAGTGGGCTGCCCAATGATAGGCACTAACTCTGATGGAAGTAAATGCTCAGACTCGACTGAAAATGGGGAAAATACTAGCTCCCCTTACTTGGCTGTTCTAAGCCCCTCAGGGACTGATAGCGATGCTGCAATTTCAGTACAAGTGAAGCCAGAGGAAGAGGACGTTAGCATTGAGGAGACATTGCCCATACTGGAGAAACTAGCACAGAAAGCAAAAAACYCAGTGGAGAAGAGGATTGATAAACAACATACGTTTAAGGGTGACCAGATTCCTTCCTTGGCAGTTTTTCCAATGACTAAAGAGTCGGATCACGCCACGATTGAGAACGGTAAACTGAGTAACAATACAGCAGACAAAATGTCTGCTTATTCAAGCCCTAATGTGACTGCTGTGGAGCTCCTCCCAGCCAAAATACTCACAGATAATACCATGCCTTCTGAATCAGCTTATGAGACCATGCTTCCCAAACCAGTTTCTGAAGAGACGATCAACATGCTTGGAGTTGGTGACATGAGTACAGCTACTGCTGATAATTTCAGTGACCCCATCAATGGAAATTCCTCTCGGCCCAAAGGAGAGACGTTACCCTCCAATGACAAACCTAAGACTCCCTCAGAACCCATGACTGGTGACATCCAACCTTCTGATGATACTGCTGAGAAGACTCATTCAGTTATCAAGGAGATGGATCCTTCTGATTCTACTTCCGATAAGATAAATTCCAGTGTGGCTGCTAAGACTAAAACTGAAACTTTATCGCCAGATCTGACGGCCCAACTGGAGTCACACCCAGCTGAATTTGTCAACTCCAGAGAGACTGATATTAATGCTGAAAATCAGAATTCTCCCAACCAAGAGTTGTTTAGTTTTCATAATTACTCAAAGGAAACATCAAGCATTTCCTCCAACTCAACACAACCTTGTGAAAATCCATCAGAGCTTTCGACAGAGGATGAAAGTGTTTGGATGAAAGAATGGAGTTTGACATTGGCTGCATCCCCACAACCTACAGATGAGTGGTCTGGAAATGGGGAAACGGAGACAGAGAATGCAATGGAAAGAGTGTCAGACCGTGACGTTGAGGTCGATGAGTGCATAGCTACTGTAGAGGATCTGGCCACCCCAGTGGAAACTGAGAAGgcaaatcatggacactcttggTCTACACACCAAGTCCAACCTACTGTAAAAATGGAGGAGTGTGTTCCTTTGTCGGAAAGGGCAACAGGAAGCATAAGTAGTTTGGCCGTCTTGGGTCGCATACTGGAGGAGCATTCGGATGCTATCATTAGCCACCAGCTTGAAAAAGATAGAATAGGCTGCTCAGCTGCCAGCCACGATTCTGTCAAGCCACCTAAGACTATGCTAAGGATCCTTAAATCGGCAGAGGGAAAGCAGCAGATGTTGTTACACACTGCAAAGAACCGGTATGCTGTACCTGTGCAGCTCCAAGGCAACCCAGGGTTCAAGCTGATAACCAAATCTACTCCTCATATCAATGTGTCCTATGTTAAGCCAGGAATTGAAAGACAGAATAAAACCACAGGGCTGGCACTCACCCTCAATGGTGGAAGTTTCAGCATTCTAGGACAGACTGTAGGTGCTAGTGAAAAAGGTGCTAGGCTGTTGTCTGCTGTTCAGCCTGGATCTAGCACTAGTGCAAGCCATTACCTACTCAACAGCACATCTCTTAAAGGtcctcttgtcttgtcaggtgCAGCACATAGTTCTACTGGAGAAAATACCATAAAGTCACCGCAGACTTGTTACTTAGTCCAGAGGCCAGTCCCTGTAGATCAGGCCCCCCACAATGCTGGTAACAAATTGGCACGTTTAAGCTCTCAGTCTCCACTTTTGTCCCGTCCAGTTCTGGCAATGTCTGCAAACTCAGTGAACAGAtccactgcattacacactggGCGACAAGCCTTCTTGGTTAGGTATATCTCTACAGCTAAGTCAGGGATGCTTATTAATAGTCCTGATGGGAAGTCTGTGAACCAGAAAGGTCAACCTAATGAAAGTAGGGGACATAAAGTTGTATATAAGATAGTCAGAACTGCCAATGGTAGTGCGTTCCTTTCTGGTGGTGCACATTCCTCAGCCAACAAGCCCATTTATCTGGCCACAAATTCTACACCGATGCCGTGTTTTCTGATGTCATCAAATAAAGTCTCAACCGGAGTGAAAAAACTGATATCCATACAAAATGCCTCCCACAACCCTGTCACGGCCTCACAGCTCTCAAATCTTCTTTCCCCCCAATCCAACTTGCAAGGTAGGGTCAGGCAGATAACGGACGTAGGTCTGAATAAACACCCCCTTGACCCAAGGCCAGGTCGCCAGCTAAGTCAAAGGAAGAGGCGCAGGAAAGCATTGTGTGATGAACTCCCAGAGCACTTGACTAAAGCGAGGAGGCTCTCGAGCAAGGCGGTAACTGAAAAAGGGTCTCCCTTGCTCTGGGAGCCTGTACCCAAAGATGCAGAGAGGACACTGAGACTGTATCCTTTCAGTTCACTACAGGAGATTAAGTGCCCTCGCCGAAATCAGCCGGTGGTTGTTCTCAACCATCCTGATGCAGACATTCCTGAAGTGGCCAGTATCATGAGCTCCGTCAACAGGTATAAAGGTGCTGTTTCCAAGGTGGTACTGTCCCAAAAGACGGTTCAAGCTCTGGCTGAACTCTGCCCAGCCGGACTTCTAGGGAAAAGCTCCAAGGCTAAATGTCCCTCGTCACAAAGCAGTGGCTCCAGACTTCAGACTTCAAAAAGCAGAGTCCGAGAGCGATTTCTGTTGAAACTGAAGTTTAGAAAGTCTAGCAGGAAAAAGTATGAGGTGGTGAAGTCCTTATTTAGAGGTACAGAGAGGTCATCAATGTTCGCCTGCTGGTTTTGTGGTCGACTCTTCAAGAACCAAGAGGAGTGGATTGGCCACGGCCAGCGGCATCTCATGGAAGCAACCAGAGACTGGAATAAGCTGTTTTAA